A window of Hevea brasiliensis isolate MT/VB/25A 57/8 chromosome 14, ASM3005281v1, whole genome shotgun sequence contains these coding sequences:
- the LOC131173256 gene encoding putative F-box protein At5g38270, giving the protein MAEDQSASSKRLQISFSKVTSIVEQNWSKLQPELLRLILSKLSFAQFIRFKAVCSSWNSIAKSYVSSLRQVPWLLLPGNQEHHARCFFSLEDNKTYQIKNIGNLFGNDAWCVGSSHGWLVLLDDEAKPFLLNPFSQVRIQLPTIERFMFQVNKSYFIQHLRKVFITKAILLSDPSHDNSYVVVLIFGYLSRLAFCKKGDSGWTILSGASQGYCDIIYINDLFYALTSDSSIEVWDFHASLPIKKREIHPSTTREMLEATKCFGNLHSCQTYLVESSGDLLLVLRYIGNFVNEEGEVVDEAYLLSGDSTQPLVCPYQTLMFHVCKLDSREQKWVGVDNLKDEVLFLGGNHSMSLLAQYCSGFEKNSIYFTDDNWNQMNEDDLYGGHDLGKFSLEEKIVKPFYACDLRRIDPPPFWIVPNPW; this is encoded by the coding sequence ATGGCGGAAGACCAGAGTGCTAGCTCCAAAAGATTACAAATTTCTTTTTCTAAGGTTACTTCCATTGTCGAACAAAATTGGTCTAAGCTTCAACCTGAACTTCTGAGATTGATACTTTCAAAGCTATCTTTTGCTCAATTCATTCGCTTCAAGGCTGTTTGTTCTTCTTGGAATTCCATTGCAAAATCATATGTCTCTTCTTTACGTCAAGTACCATGGCTCCTCCTCCCTGGCAACCAAGAACATCATGCTCGTTGCTTCTTTAGTCTTGAGGACAATAAAACATATCAGATCAAGAACATTGGTAATCTGTTCGGTAATGATGCTTGGTGTGTTGGTTCATCTCATGGGTGGCTAGTGCTTTTAGATGATGAAGCAAAACCCTTCCTCCTCAACCCCTTTTCACAAGTTCGAATTCAGTTGCCTACAATTGAGAGGTTCATGTTTCAAGTTAATAAATCCTACTTCATCCAACACTTGAGAAAGGTTTTTATCACCAAAGCTATCTTGCTGTCAGATCCATCTCATGACAACAGCTATGTAGTTGTACTAATTTTCGGTTACCTCTCAAGGCTTGCTTTCTGTAAGAAAGGAGATTCAGGTTGGACTATTCTTAGTGGTGCATCTCAAGGCTATTGTGATATCATATACATTAACGATCTTTTTTATGCATTAACGTCGGATAGTTCCATTGAAGTCTGGGACTTTCATGCTTCTTTGCCAATAAAGAAAAGGGAAATCCACCCTTCAACCACAAGAGAAATGTTGGAAGCTACAAAGTGTTTCGGAAATTTACATTCTTGCCAAACTTACTTGGTGGAATCATCTGGCGATCTTTTACTGGTGCTAAGGTATATAGGGAATTTTGTTAATGAAGAAGGTGAAGTTGTTGATGAAGCATATCTTCTGAGTGGTGACAGCACCCAGCCTTTGGTTTGCCCGTATCAAACACTTATGTTTCATGTTTGCAAGTTGGATTCCAGAGAGCAAAAATGGGTGGGAGTAGACAATTTGAAGGATGAGGTATTGTTTTTAGGGGGAAACCATTCAATGTCACTCTTGGCTCAGTATTGTTCAGGATTTGAAAAGAATTCTATTTATTTTACGGACGATAATTGGAATCAGATGAATGAGGATGACTTGTATGGAGGCCATGATCTTGGCAAGTTCAGCTTGGAAGAAAAGATTGTGAAACCATTTTATGCATGTGATTTAAGGAGGATTGATCCACCACCTTTTTGGATAGTTCCAAATCCATGGTGA